In Stigmatopora argus isolate UIUO_Sarg chromosome 17, RoL_Sarg_1.0, whole genome shotgun sequence, the following are encoded in one genomic region:
- the LOC144092145 gene encoding piezo-type mechanosensitive ion channel component 2-like, which yields MSSRLLLLGFIFRLLLPLSLTAAALLRFNGFSLVYVLLLLALPLLPRPGDALDAGNGARCVTAVCVSSFLFLLFQTFFQITTVTLAPEYNCTSWQKALSQLGLVSLTGSEPASAVRQVLPDVGVLLVGLLAWRLSAKTGPQTQPRAQAEAETQVGFLGYYCVTLLLSDGVVDPNWCDRQDPRQDGSGGNPVLAEVEELLRKTGVMVANAVTAGGKVLLTLLLGLTGVVLPSLSSLPYLLSFQVACTRWSWSGGFPAPFFRCLSLMSLLYSAAHFLLVYAYQLPSLQEAWLPDAPWAGALGLVPLVSVDCAAPWKMRVNPELRWFHFVSPLTLLTLYHVVAGLRRNRTLDGVDGAEEKTVTDDAASVRSESTAERRRQLWRKSHDQQDYIYPLDSFGSESPCESLAPPTQSTPLESDTPGSSFSRSDTLETCALEGGGGWGQESEAAASGASGAAWAASGFLLRQSYVAALVAMMAWSITYVSWLTCALLLWSCALWMTRHRRRYTLASSPWLVAYGNLLLLLQYVFSFAGVRQVPGLFPKMDDPCRELAAKLVCLLTFWVLLRQARAEKGDRRPSDSGPSAVAVHARDQEKMEEISYREVLQMKGGVRTDALAAAVTRMFVKYWIYVCGTMFFFVSFEGKIVAYKVIYMVMFLCCVALYQLNYEKWRALLRGFWVAVVVYSMSVLFLIYTFQFPSSLHTWSYYTGLSTRRLEDLGLEKFSVPVLFTRIFIPTAFLLVCIVHLHYFHEPFLRLTDLKTVVDTHNSTITRLVHAEGSLVDVSVGGASQFFEEGLKGGATSEKEPEAEDTWRLGEEEEEEKEEEEEEEQVGGEEDGEEEEEEDEKEFPYTFEEESFSEHTAASVSWRLVVDRLSVLFLRLLLSLQRLQRLLWWLLELHIVKMVSSYMIWISVKEVCVFNLLFVACVAVALPCRAWRPPLAGVCTVWTCVVAICKMVYQLNIVQPDTFNCTTPGNSSSDASTSRLYAAPIDPAQWVGLYKYQGKLLDYLRPNLTLLALLALEVTVSRHQQLYRLRANKVPPPSRTMFHDVGRRHLDRDVASCGKYFLNYFFYKFGLETCFLLAVNVIGQRMDLFAVGHALGLIGVLSRRSRKRIGQVWSKYCYFLSGLLCFQYLLCVGYPPAACKDYPWRPPTSDVDSNVVKWLFLPDHLTPPNPLFLLYDFLLALAASLQLGVFRDERDPVFRALAGDNGEPDVEDGDDPAAGLRLCAVPDFTLCRSYLDMMKIIIFSYMFWFVLTIIFITGTTRISIFCMGYLVACFYFLLVGGDLLLKPVPSILLYWDCLIGYNVFVITMKNVLSILACGFIKSLVVKHCWLVQLFSLACTIRGYAKPEQQSSKQCELPSDEAGIIWDGVCFCFLLLQRRVFRSHYFLYVVLDLQNTQLLASRGAELFEASTVKAVRARLEVEKMSMDLLKKQMERIKCRQQKFRRGKEKMLSLTQRSSRGDAQEKAKGKTQGDWWRPWVNHASMVRSGDYFLFESDSQEDDEEEEQVEEEAEKKEEEEDDKSAFQFVYHAWITDSRTALRARHKKAKKPERRTEASPCEPSGAPDATEDPEDDAEEPKEDGPDTILHRAANILRFCWVLLSALLDSLTAWLGGLCREHVAISTVLRVERCMLTQQAKQGRAPSREAIHAYYQEQMMRSPTELGTDRGASEGEAQTADAEEEEARPAGSPIAADAQSSALALLPEGDCAECLAAAGSRRRRAKLSRTERVASSSSSDQDDRGWVPSTAREGSQPPEEASWVASRKPPPPHSLAPASDIRDAEIGEEGSGKSTGKTGRRRRPLPEKGDFLSGCASASRLLPSRPRELTASELLKNMTFQNAELEASDAFYGNQPQLLQLCYAFYNILAARSETVCYLVIVLNHMVSASCLTLVLPVLVFLWATLSVPRPSKTFWMTAIVYTEVTIVIKYFFQFGFFPFNQKLELDRSKPFHPPNILGVEKKEGYVLYDLLQLLALFYHRAILKCHGLWDQTASPRPERNADGQAKLSRGSARAGGRARWSSAQVYSPAGSLNSTEQLSKLELFLDKVVELSIRCKRYCVSRCKSLYHPLSQFFQALVQPEYSAVTDVYVLMFLADTVDFIVIVFGFWAFGKHSAAADITSSLSEDQVPEAFLVMVLIQFGTMVVDRALYLRKTVLGKLVFQVILVLGIHFWMFFILPTVTERRFNHNLVAQLWYFVKCIYFGLSAYQIRSGYPTRVLGNFLTKSHNYLNLFLFQGFRLVPFLTELRAVMDWVWTDTTLSLSSWICVEDVYAHCFVLKCWRESEKRYPQPRGQKKKRVVKYGMGGLIVLLLICIVWFPLLFMSLVKSVAGVVNQPLDVSLTVTLGGFQPIFTMSAQQNQLKELTEEDFGAFVASYSYTPSALQFLEAYTHEDVTVAELQGSSNSLWTISPPSRRYLSQVLNLDHFPLTLSWTVQRNLSLGAKAELASGKHVIYLTDRTRLELIQLLNGTRALPVVIDGVLPAFLRAPSDSNAKPIEQLYPDGRYKDISLSLERTANESQEVREWWIVDQPAPGLVRLGGGSAAAAAAVSDGGREAGLQLFVFSDKVSPPSLGFLAGYGIMGLYASVVLVIGKFVREFFSGISHSIMFEELPCVDRILKLCTDIFLVRETGELELEEELYAKLIFLYRSPETLIKWTRR from the exons CCTCTCCTCCCTGCCCTACCTGCTTTCCTTTCAGGTGGCGTGCACCCGGTGGTCTTGGAGCGGCGGCTTCCCGGCCCCGTTCTTCCGGTGTTTGTCGCTGATGTCGCTGCTTTATTCCGCCGCCCACTTTCTGCTGGTCTACGCCTACCAGCTGCCGTCGCTGCAGGAGGCGTGGCTTCCCGACGCCCCTTGGGCGGG CGCTTTGGGCCTGGTGCCTCTGGTGTCGGTGGACTGCGCCGCCCCCTGGAAGATGCGCGTCAACCCCGAGCTCCGCTGGTTTCACTTTGTCAGCCCTCTGACGCTCCTGACGCTCTACCACGTGGTGGCCGGGCTGCGACGGAACCGG ACGCTGGACGGCGTGGACGGCGCGGAGGAGAAGACGGTCACCGACGACGCGGCGAGCGTCAGAAGCGAGTCGACGGCGGAGCGGCGGCGACAACTGTGGAGAAAATCCCACGACCAGCAAGACTACATATAC cctctggatTCTTTCGGGTCGGAAAGTCCCTGCGAGTCTTTGGCCCCGCCCACGCAGAGCACACCTTTGGAGTCGGACACGCCGGGCTCCTCCTTCAGCCGCTCGG ACACGTTGGAGACGTGCGCGTTGGAAGGCGGCGGTGGCTGGGGCCAGGAGTCGGAAGCGGCGGCGTCGGGAGCCTCCGGCGCGGCCTGGGCGGCGTCGGGCTTCCTCCTGAGGCAGAGCTACGTGGCCGCCCTGGTGGCCATGATGGCCTGGTCCATCACCTACGTGTCGTGGCTGACCTGCGCTCTGCTGCTGTGGTCGTGCGCCCTGTGGATGACGCGCCATCGGCGCCGCTACACACTGGCGTCTTCGCCCTGGCTGGTGGCCTACGGCAACCTACTGCTGCTCCTGCAGTACGTCTTCAGCTTCGCCGGCGTCCGACAAGTGCCGGGACTCTTTCCCAAAATGGACGACCCCTGCCGGGAGCTGGCCGCCAAG CTGGTGTGTCTGCTGACCTTCTGGGTGCTGCTGCGGCAGGCTCGCGCCGAGAAGGGGGACCGGCGGCCGAGCGACTCCGGGCCGTCCGCCGTCGCCGTCCACGCTCGAG ACCAGGAGAAGATGGAGGAGATTTCCTACCGGGAGGTCCTCCAGATGAAGGGAGGAGTCCGAACGGACGCCCTGGCGGCGGCCGTGACCCGGATGTTCGTCAAATACTGGATCTACGTCTGCGGCACCATGTTCTTCTTTGTCAGTTTCGAAGGCAAGATCGTGGCCTACAAGGTCATCTACATGGTGATGTTCTTGTGCTGCGTGGCCCTCTACCAG TTGAACTATGAGAAGTGGCGGGCCTTGTTGCGGGGCTTCTGGGTGGCCGTGGTGGTTTACTCCATGTCGGTCCTCTTTCTGATCTACACTTTTCAGTTCCCCTCGTCCCTCCACACCTGGAGCTACTACACCGGACTCAGCACTCGCAG GTTGGAGGATTTGGGTTTGGAAAAGTTCTCCGTTCCCGTCCTCTTTACCAGGATCTTCATCCCCACGGCTTTCCTTCTG GTGTGTATCGTTCACCTGCACTACTTCCACGAGCCTTTCCTCCGACTGACCGACCTGAAAACCGTGGTGGACACTCACAACAGTACCATCACCAG GTTGGTGCACGCCGAGGGCAGCCTCGTGGATGTGTCCGTGGGAGGAGCTTCTCAGTTCTTTGAGGAGGGACTGAAAGGAGGCGCCACTTCGGAAAAAGAGCCAGAGGCCGAGGATACCTGGAGGCtgggagaagaagaggaggaagaaaaagaagaagaagaagaagaagagcaagTAGGAGGGGAAGAAgatggagaggaggaggaggaagaggacgaaAAAGAGTTCCCGTATACTTTTGAAGAAGAGAGTTTTTCGGAACACACCGCGGCGTCGGTGTCCTGGAGGTTGGTGGTGGACCGCCTCTCCGTCTTGTTCCTGCGACTCCTCCTGTCTCTGCAGCGCCTCCAGCGCCTCCTGTGGTGGCTGCTGGAACTGCACATTGTCAAAATGGTCTCGTCCTACATGATCTGGATCTCCGTCAAGGAG GTGTGCGTGTTCAACCTTCTGTTTGTGGCCTGCGTGGCGGTGGCGCTACCTTGCCGAGCCTGGCGCCCCCCGCTGGCCGGAGTCTGCACCGTGTGGACGTGCGTGGTGGCCATTTGTAAGATGGTGTACCAGCTCAACATTGTCCAGCCGGACACCTTCAACTGCACCACG CCAGGTAACTCCAGCAGCGACGCGTCTACCTCGAGATTGTACGCCGCTCCCATTGACCCCGCCCAGTGGGTGGGCCTTTACAAGTATCAGGGCAAACTGCTGGACTACCTGAGG CCCAACCTGACGCTGCTGGCGCTGCTGGCCTTGGAGGTGACCGTTTCCAGACACCAGCAACTGTACCGCCTCCGCGCCAACAAAGTCCCGCCCCCCAGCAGGACTATGTTCCACGACGTGGGCAGGCGTCACCTGGACCGAGACGTGGCGAGCTGCGGAAAATATTTCCTCAACTACTTCTTTTACAAGTTCGGGCTGGAG ACCTGCTTCCTGTTGGCGGTCAACGTCATCGGTCAGCGGATGGACCTGTTTGCCGTAGGCCACGCCTTGGGGCTCATCGGCGTGCTGTCCAGGCGCAGCAGGAAGCGGATCGGCCAGGTGTGGTCCAAGTACTGCTACTTCCTGTCGGGCCTCTTGTGTTTCCAGTACCTACTGTGCGTGGGATACCCGCCGGCCGCCTGCAAAG ACTACCCGTGGCGGCCGCCGACGTCCGACGTGGACTCCAACGTGGTGAAGTGGCTCTTCCTGCCGGATCACCTGACGCCCCCGAACCCGCTCTTCCTCCTCT ACGACTTCCTGCTAGCGCTGGCCGCCTCGCTGCAGCTCGGCGTCTTCCGGGACGAGCGCGACCCGGTTTTCCGGGCGCTGGCGGGGGACAACGGCGAGCCGGACGTGGAAGACGGGGACGACCCCGCCGCCGGGCTCCGCCTCTGCGCCGTGCCCGACTTCACGCTGTGCAG GTCTTACCTGGATATGATGAAGATCATCATTTTCAGCTACATGTTCTGGTTCGTGCTCACCATCATCTTCATCACCGGAACCACCAG GATCAGCATTTTCTGTATGGGCTACCTGGTGGCGTGTTTCTACTTCCTGTTGGTGGGCGGAGACCTCCTGCTTAAACCCGTGCCTTCCATCCTGCTCTACTGGGACTGCCTGATCGGCTACAACGTCTTTGTCATCACCATGAAGAACGTCCTGTCC ATCCTGGCGTGCGGTTTTATCAAGTCGCTGGTGGTCAAGCATTGCTGGCTGGTTCAGCTCTTCAGCCTGGCCTGCACCATCCGGGGATACGCTAAGC CGGAGCAGCAGAGCAGCAAACAATGCGAACTGCCCAGCGACGAGGCGGGAATCATCTGGGACGGCGTCTGCTTCTGCTTCCTCTTACTGCAACGCCGGGTCTTCAGGAGTCACTACTTCCTCTACGTGGTTCTGGACCTGCAAAATACACAACTGCTGGCCTCCAG GGGGGCCGAACTTTTTGAGGCCTCCACCGTGAAAGCGGTGAGAGCCAGACTGGAGGTGGAGAAGATGTCCATGGACCTCCTGAAAAAACA GATGGAGAGGATCAAATGCCGGCAGCAGAAGTTCCGCCGAGGAAAAGAGAAAATGCTGAGTTTGACCCAAAGGAGCTCCCGTGGCGACG CCCAGGAAAAGGCCAAAGGGAAAACGCAAGGGGATTGGTGGAGACCGTGGGTCAACCACGCCTCCA TGGTCAGGAGCGGCGACTACTTTCTCTTTGAGAGCGACAGCCAGGAAgacgacgaggaggaggagcaggtggaggaggaggcggagaaaaaggaggaggaggaagatgacaAGTCGGCCTTTCAG TTTGTCTACCACGCCTGGATCACGGACTCCCGAACCGCCCTGCGAGCGCGCCACAAGAAAGCCAAGAAGCCCGAGCGGAGGACCGAGGCCTCGCCGTGCGAGCCCAGCGGag CGCCCGACGCTACGGAGGACCCGGAAGACGACGCCGAGGAGCCCAAGGAGGACGGACCGG ATACCATCTTGCACCGGGCCGCCAACATCCTTCGCTTCTGCTGGGTCCTGCTCTCGGCTCTGCTGGACTCGCTGACCGCTTGGCTCGGCGGTCTGTGTCGCGAACACGTGGCCATCTCCACCGTCCTGCGCGTGGAGCGCTGCATGCTGACCCAGCAGGCCAAGCAG GGTCGAGCGCCGTCCAGGGAGGCCATCCACGCGTACTACCAGGAACAGATGATGAGGAGTCCCACCGAATTAGGAACAGACCGCGGCGCTTCCGAGGGAGAGGCCCAGACGGCGGATGCGGAAGAGGAGGAGGCACGGCCGGCGGGAAGCCCAATCGCCGCCGACGCCCAATCGTCAGCCTTAGCGCTCCTTCCCGAGGGGGACTGCGCGGAATGTCTGGCGGCCGCCGGAAGTCGTCGCCGCCGGGCCAAATTGAGCCGGACCGAGAGGGTGGCCTCGTCTTCCTCTTCGGACCAGGACGACCGCGGGTGGGTCCCGTCTACCGCCCGGGAGGGAAGTCAACCCCCGGAGGAGGCCTCCTGGGTGGCCTCTCGGAAACCCCCACCTCCCCACAGCCTGGCCCCGGCTTCGGACATCCGAGACGCGGAAATTGGCGAGGAGGGCTCCGGGAAGAGCACGGGCAAGACGGGACGACGCAGGCGGCCGTTACCGGAGAAGGGCGACTTCCTCTCCGGTTGCGCCTCGGCTTCCCGTCTGTTGCCATCGCGTCCTCGGGAGCTGACGGCGAGCGAGCTGCTGAAGAACAT GACTTTCCAAAACGCCGAGCTGGAGGCGTCCGACGCTTTCTATGGCAACCAACCCCAGTTGCTCCAGCTGTGCTACGCCTTCTACAACATCCTGGCCGCCAG GTCCGAGACGGTGTGTTACCTGGTCATCGTCTTGAACCACATGGTGTCCGCCAGCTGCCTGACCTTGGTACTTCCCGTCCTGGTGTTCCTGTGGGCCACGCTCTCCGTTCCGCGTCCCAGCAAAACCTTCTGGATGACGGCCATCGTCTACACGGAG GTCACCATCGTGATCAAGTATTTTTTCCAGTTCGGGTTCTTTCCCTTCAACCAAAAACTAGAGTTGGACCGCTCCAAGCCCTTCCACCCACCCAACATCCTGGGGGTGGAGAAGAAGGAAGGTTACGTCCTGTACGACCTGCTGCAACTGCTCGCCCTCTTCTACCACCGAGCCATCCTGAAG TGCCACGGACTTTGGGACCAGACCGCCTCCCCTCGGCCCGAACGCAACGCTGACGGCCAAGCAAAACTAAGCCGAGGCTCGGCGCGCGCCGGCGGCCGGGCCCGATGGAGCTCCGCCCAGGTGTACTCGCCTGCAG GCAGCCTGAATTCTACAGAACAGCTGAGTAAGTTGGAGCTGTTCCTGGACAAAGTGGTGGAACTGTCCATTCGCTGCAAGCGCTACTGCGTCAGCAG GTGCAAGTCCCTCTACCATCCGCTCAGTCAGTTCTTCCAAGCTCTGGTCCAACCGGAATACAGCGCCGTCACGGACGTTTACGTCCTCATGTTCCTGGCCGACACCGTGGACTTTATCGTCATCGTCTTTGGCTTCTGGGCCTTCGGG AAACACTCGGCGGCCGCCGACATCACTTCCTCGCTCTCGGAGGACCAAGTTCCCGAAGCCTTCTTGGTGATGGTTCTGATCCAGTTCG GTACCATGGTCGTGGACCGAGCACTGTATCTAAGAAAGACCGTGCTGGGAAAGTTGGTCTTCCAAGTGATCTTGGTGTTGGGAATCCACTTTTGGATGTTTTTCATCCTGCCCACGGTCACGGAAAG ACGCTTCAACCACAACTTGGTGGCTCAGCTGTGGTACTTCGTCAAATGCATTTACTTCGGCTTGTCGGCGTATCAGATTCGCTCGGGTTATCCCACGCGGGTTCTGGGGAACTTCCTGACCAAGAGCCACAACTACCTCAACCTGTTCCTGTTCCAGGG TTTCCGTCTAGTTCCTTTCCTGACCGAGCTGCGGGCGGTGATGGACTGGGTTTGGACCGACACCACCTTGTCTCTGTCCTCCTGGATCTGCGTGGAGGACGTCTACGCCCACTGCTTCGTCTTAAAGTGTTGGCGGGAGTCGGAGAAG AGGTACCCTCAGCCTCGCGGGCAGAAGAAGAAACGGGTGGTCAAGTACGGGATGGGAGGCTTGATCGTTCTGCTGCTGATCTGCATCGTCTGGTTCCCGCTGCTCTTCATGTCCCTGGTCAAGTCCGTGGCCGGGGTGGTCAACCAACCGCTGGACGTTTCCCTGACCGTCACCCTAGGCGGCTTCCAG CCCATCTTCACCATGAGCGCGCAACAAAACCAGCTGAAAGAGCTGACGGAGGAGGACTTTGGAGCCTTTGTGGCTTCCTACAGTTACACCCCG AGTGCTTTGCAGTTTCTGGAAGCCTACACTCACGAGGACGTGACGGTGGCCGAGCTGCAGGGGAGCAGCAACTCCCTGTGGACCATCAGTCCGCCCAGCAGACGATACCTGAGCCAGGTGCTCAACCTGGACCACTTTCCCCTGACCTTGTCCTGGACGGTTCAGAG GAACTTAAGTCTGGGGGCAAAGGCGGAGCTGGCCTCGGGGAAACACGTGATCTACCTGACCGATCGCACTCGATTGGAACTGATCCAGCTGCTGAACGGCACCAGGGCGCTCCCCGT CGTGATCGACGGCGTGTTGCCGGCGTTCCTGCGAGCTCCCAGCGATTCCAACGCCAAGCCCATTGAGCAGCTCTACCCAG ACGGCCGCTACAAAGACATCTCGTTGTCCCTGGAGCGAACGGCCAACGAGAGCCAAGAGGTGCGGGAATGGTGGATCGTCGACCAACCGGCTCCCGGCCTCGTACGTTTGGGAGGcggctcggcggcggcggcggcggcggtgtcGGACGGCGGTAGAGAGGCGGGACTTCAGCTCTTTGTCTTCAGCGACAAAGTCAGTCCGCCCAGTCTGGGCTTCCTGGCCGGATACGG GATCATGGGATTGTACGCTTCGGTGGTGTTGGTCATCGGGAAGTTTGTGCGGGAATTTTTCAGCGGGATCAGTCACTCCATCATGTTCGAGGAGCTGCCCTGCGTCGACCGCATCCTCAAACTGTGCACCGACATCTTCCTG GTGCGAGAGACGGGGGAACTGGAGCTGGAAGAGGAGCTTTACGCCAAACTCATCTTCTTGTACCGGTCGCCGGAGACTTTGATCAAGTGGACTAGGCGCTGA